The DNA sequence GAAATGTTCCGCAAAATTCTTGCCATAGGTGACTGCAATACGCTTGGTGCAAAAGAGCTGAAGGGACACAGCTATCCGGAAAGGGTGGCCGATAAGATCGGCTCTGAAGTAATTAATCTTGGCCATACAATGGCTACAACACGAGAAGGTCTGGGATTGCTGCGGGATTGTTTGCACCGGGATTATATGGCGGATGCCGACTGCATATTCATACAATTCGGTTTGGCGGATTCCAGCAAGACCCTCAGATATTCTCCTTATGTGCTCTATTATCCCGATAATTGGTGTCGCAAGGTATTACGAGCACTGACGAAAAAATTTAAAAAAACCTGTCGTAAAGCAGGGGTTAATGTTCTTCTGGGAGAGTCTAATACCGTACCCATAGAGGAATATGAAGAAAACTTACGAAAAATGGTCGAACTCTCTCAACCCAGAACCGTTTTTCTCGTGGATACCATCCCTACCAACAACCAGGACCGTAATGGTGAATTAGTGCGATATAATAAGATCCTTGATAAGGTTTGCGGCGATTATGAGACATGTATAAAGATTGATCTCTATGAAATATTTGAAAAAGAATCCCATCAATTTTACATGGACAGGATTCATTGCAGCAATGCCGGGTATGAGTGTATTGCGGCTAAAATAGCAAGTAGGATACGATTGGCATAATTCGATAGTGATCTTCAGACCATGAAAATTATACAATTTATGGCCTCGAGCAAATGGGGAGGGGCTGAAAAAGTTTTTGTCGATTTATCTAACGAATTGTCAAAAAGACATGAAGTTTTGGCTGTGGTACTAAGGGAGACCGAATACATAGAACAATTTACTGAACAGGTTGAAATCATTGAACTGCAAAGCCATCCCACTACCCATAATCCTCTTCTCCTGCTGGAGCTGTACAGAATAATCAAACAGAAGCGACCGGATATCGTTCATACGCATGCTTTCAAAGCCTCTTACCTGATTCATGGAGTGAACCGTTTTACCAAGGTCAAGCATCTGGGGACCAAGCATAACGCCAGAAAAGGAAGGATATTTAATCGTCTTCGGTATGTTTCAGCAGTTTCTGAAGAAGCCCGGAATTCAGTCAAACAAAAAGCTGATGCCGTGGTAAGGGTGATTCACAACGGTATAGTGCCGCGAACGGCAATCGGTGTAGCGAAAAATGAAGTTTTCGATATAGCTGCTATTGGCAGGCTTGATGCCATAAAGGGATTCGATATCCTGATCGACCAGGTATGGAATCTTCCCTTTCCTTTCAGATTAAGGATTGTCGGGGAAGGGAAGGAGTAT is a window from the Desulfopila inferna genome containing:
- a CDS encoding SGNH/GDSL hydrolase family protein, producing MFRKILAIGDCNTLGAKELKGHSYPERVADKIGSEVINLGHTMATTREGLGLLRDCLHRDYMADADCIFIQFGLADSSKTLRYSPYVLYYPDNWCRKVLRALTKKFKKTCRKAGVNVLLGESNTVPIEEYEENLRKMVELSQPRTVFLVDTIPTNNQDRNGELVRYNKILDKVCGDYETCIKIDLYEIFEKESHQFYMDRIHCSNAGYECIAAKIASRIRLA
- a CDS encoding glycosyltransferase; this encodes MKIIQFMASSKWGGAEKVFVDLSNELSKRHEVLAVVLRETEYIEQFTEQVEIIELQSHPTTHNPLLLLELYRIIKQKRPDIVHTHAFKASYLIHGVNRFTKVKHLGTKHNARKGRIFNRLRYVSAVSEEARNSVKQKADAVVRVIHNGIVPRTAIGVAKNEVFDIAAIGRLDAIKGFDILIDQVWNLPFPFRLRIVGEGKEYNNLQRKIAGLNLEDRVILSGFSTDIPEIMKGADLMVISSHSEGFPQVMVEALFYGNVLISTPVGGVKEVLPALLLEEQNNLGRKIEDVYGRYSHYASCFKELQERRAEDFHLLRITEQYENYYAEILG